The following are encoded together in the Bradyrhizobium sp. CCGUVB1N3 genome:
- a CDS encoding DUF1236 domain-containing protein, with the protein MMNRFMISVAALALVAGTGFASAQGMNREQGSGGSQQMQQHSQPSTGAAEHGATGKESQGKEKGTVGQAGGSMKSGAEEKSSGAMKDEKSSGTMHKNPTAEEKSGATKGQRTDERAQGQHDKSKGMSSETQTKSGTAASENRQGQTGASTSTQTTGQAAAGAKLSTEQRTQITSVIREEKVAPVGNVNFSVSVGTRIPREGIELHALPSRVVTIYPEWRSYRYVLVRDEIVIIDPVTYEIVAVLNV; encoded by the coding sequence ATGATGAATCGCTTTATGATTTCGGTTGCCGCGCTCGCGCTTGTCGCCGGAACCGGCTTTGCCAGTGCGCAAGGCATGAACCGCGAGCAGGGCTCCGGCGGATCGCAGCAGATGCAGCAGCATTCGCAGCCCTCGACCGGCGCAGCCGAGCATGGCGCCACGGGTAAGGAGTCCCAGGGCAAGGAGAAGGGCACGGTCGGACAGGCCGGCGGGTCGATGAAGTCCGGCGCGGAAGAGAAATCTTCAGGCGCGATGAAGGACGAGAAGTCCTCGGGCACGATGCACAAGAATCCGACGGCTGAGGAGAAGTCGGGTGCAACGAAGGGCCAACGCACGGACGAACGCGCCCAGGGTCAGCACGACAAGTCGAAGGGCATGAGCTCGGAGACGCAAACCAAGTCTGGCACGGCCGCTAGCGAGAACCGCCAGGGCCAGACCGGTGCTTCGACGTCGACGCAGACCACCGGCCAGGCGGCTGCTGGAGCCAAGCTCTCGACCGAGCAGCGCACGCAGATCACCTCGGTCATCCGCGAGGAGAAGGTTGCTCCGGTCGGCAACGTGAACTTCTCGGTTTCGGTCGGCACGCGGATTCCGCGTGAGGGCATCGAGCTGCACGCCCTGCCGTCCCGCGTCGTGACGATTTATCCGGAATGGCGGAGCTACAGGTACGTCCTGGTCCGCGATGAGATCGTGATCATCGATCCCGTCACCTATGAGATCGTGGCCGTCCTGAACGTCTAA
- the aroQ gene encoding type II 3-dehydroquinate dehydratase codes for MAEPATDTILVLNGPNLNMLGTREPEKYGHATLADVETLCRETAAKFGLKADCRQSNREGELIDFIHEAHARKMKGIIINAGGYSHTSIALHDALLAVQIPTVEVHVTNIHARESFRHHSYTARAAFASLCGFGIEGYRLAIQGLAAKLGIKPKA; via the coding sequence ATGGCTGAACCTGCGACCGACACGATCCTCGTCCTCAACGGGCCGAACCTCAACATGCTGGGGACGCGCGAACCGGAAAAATACGGGCACGCGACGCTCGCCGATGTCGAGACGCTGTGCCGGGAGACCGCGGCGAAGTTTGGCCTCAAGGCCGACTGCCGGCAGTCCAACCGCGAAGGCGAATTGATCGACTTCATCCACGAGGCCCACGCCCGCAAGATGAAGGGCATCATCATCAACGCCGGCGGCTATTCGCACACCTCGATCGCGCTGCACGATGCGCTGCTCGCGGTGCAGATCCCGACCGTCGAGGTGCACGTCACCAACATCCATGCCCGCGAGAGCTTCCGTCACCATTCCTACACCGCCCGCGCCGCCTTCGCGTCGCTGTGCGGCTTCGGCATCGAGGGCTACCGCCTCGCGATCCAGGGCCTTGCCGCCAAGCTCGGCATCAAGCCCAAAGCCTGA
- the accB gene encoding acetyl-CoA carboxylase biotin carboxyl carrier protein — translation MARQPDDKAAAKFSSEDSALIRELATLLDETSLTEIEIERAGLRLRVARNVSVTAAVPTSVIAAPVAAVAAATAAAAPADLSKHPGAVTSPMVGTAYWAPEPGAKPFIEVGSKVSVGQTLLIIEAMKTMNQIPSPRAGTVTQILVEDSQPVEFGEPLVIIE, via the coding sequence ATGGCGCGCCAGCCAGACGATAAAGCAGCCGCAAAGTTTTCCAGCGAGGATTCCGCGCTCATCCGCGAACTCGCGACCCTGCTCGACGAGACGAGCCTCACCGAGATCGAGATCGAGCGCGCAGGGCTTCGCCTGCGCGTCGCGCGCAACGTCAGCGTTACTGCGGCCGTGCCGACGTCGGTCATCGCGGCCCCTGTCGCGGCCGTTGCCGCGGCGACTGCTGCCGCAGCACCGGCGGATCTCTCGAAACATCCCGGCGCCGTCACCTCGCCGATGGTCGGCACCGCCTATTGGGCGCCCGAGCCGGGCGCAAAGCCTTTCATCGAGGTCGGCTCCAAGGTCTCGGTCGGTCAGACGCTCCTCATCATCGAAGCGATGAAGACCATGAACCAGATCCCCTCACCGCGCGCCGGAACCGTGACGCAGATCCTGGTCGAGGACAGCCAGCCGGTCGAGTTCGGCGAGCCGCTGGTCATCATTGAATAA
- the accC gene encoding acetyl-CoA carboxylase biotin carboxylase subunit, with protein sequence MFDKILIANRGEIALRILRACKELGIATVAVHSTADADAMHVRLSDESVCIGPPQSKDSYLNVPALLAACEITGADAVHPGYGFLSENARFAEILSEHNLHFIGPKAEHIRLMGDKIEAKKTAKRLGIPVVPGSDGAVGPNDDAMAIAKEIGFPVLVKAAAGGGGRGMKVAHSEADLLLALSTAANEAKSAFGDASVYLEKYLKKPRHIEIQILGDGRGGAIHLGERDCSLQRRHQKVWEEGPSPVLSAAARAKIGETCAKAMREMKYLGVGTIEFLFEDGEFYFIEMNTRIQVEHPVTESITDIDLVLEQIRIAAGGDLPAKQEDIQIIGHAIECRINAEHPQTFRPSPGRISQYHPPGGLGVRIDSAVYQGYTIPPYYDSLVGKLIVHGKTRTECLMRLRRALDEMVVDGIETTLPLFRALVREPAIIDGDYHIHWLEQYLAGQSGN encoded by the coding sequence ATGTTCGACAAGATCCTCATAGCCAATCGCGGCGAGATCGCCCTTCGCATCCTGCGGGCCTGCAAGGAGCTCGGGATCGCGACCGTCGCCGTGCACTCCACCGCCGACGCGGACGCGATGCATGTCCGCCTCTCCGACGAGAGCGTGTGCATCGGGCCGCCGCAGTCGAAGGACAGCTATCTCAACGTTCCCGCGCTGCTCGCGGCCTGCGAGATCACCGGCGCCGATGCGGTGCATCCGGGCTACGGCTTCCTGTCGGAGAATGCGCGCTTTGCGGAAATCCTCTCCGAGCACAATCTGCATTTCATCGGCCCGAAGGCCGAGCACATCCGCCTGATGGGCGACAAGATCGAGGCCAAGAAGACCGCCAAGAGGCTCGGCATCCCCGTGGTGCCCGGCTCCGACGGCGCGGTCGGTCCCAACGACGACGCGATGGCGATCGCAAAGGAGATCGGCTTCCCCGTGCTGGTGAAGGCTGCCGCCGGTGGCGGTGGCCGCGGCATGAAGGTCGCGCACAGCGAGGCAGACCTTTTACTGGCGCTGTCGACGGCCGCCAACGAGGCGAAATCTGCCTTCGGCGACGCGTCCGTTTACCTGGAAAAATACCTGAAGAAGCCGCGCCACATCGAAATCCAGATCCTCGGCGACGGCCGCGGCGGCGCGATCCATCTCGGCGAACGCGACTGCTCGCTGCAACGCCGTCACCAGAAGGTCTGGGAGGAAGGCCCCTCGCCCGTCCTCTCCGCAGCCGCGCGCGCCAAGATCGGCGAAACCTGTGCCAAGGCGATGCGCGAGATGAAGTATCTCGGCGTCGGCACCATCGAGTTCCTCTTTGAAGACGGCGAGTTCTACTTCATCGAGATGAACACGCGCATCCAGGTCGAGCATCCCGTCACCGAGAGCATCACCGACATCGACCTCGTGCTGGAGCAGATCCGCATTGCCGCCGGCGGCGACCTGCCGGCGAAGCAGGAGGACATCCAGATCATCGGGCACGCGATCGAGTGCCGCATCAATGCCGAGCACCCGCAGACCTTCCGGCCCTCGCCCGGCCGGATCTCGCAGTACCACCCGCCCGGCGGCCTGGGCGTACGGATCGATTCGGCCGTCTATCAGGGCTACACGATCCCGCCCTATTACGATTCCCTCGTCGGCAAGCTGATCGTGCACGGCAAGACCCGCACCGAATGCCTGATGCGGCTGCGCCGCGCGCTGGACGAGATGGTGGTCGATGGCATCGAGACCACGCTGCCCCTGTTCCGGGCTCTGGTGCGTGAACCCGCCATCATCGACGGCGATTATCACATCCACTGGCTGGAACAGTATCTGGCCGGCCAGTCCGGCAACTAG
- a CDS encoding CHASE3 domain-containing protein → MLKVGTGVGVTPDQRRRRALWLILLFAAGLLVLTVISAGSVYLVNKARDDNASVIHTIEVENQIHTLLLEIRRAESSASGFLLTRGPEFWTDHQAAVAAVLPHLNRLVDLTEDNPAQADNVRKLRPAVETRLDQFMREMNYIQQSDFERASALVREAAAGDTTSTIRDAADAMLREEQRLFTLRSANANNSQTLAASLTGIGSGLVVVLALISIWLVRRSAAIRDEAEARLRDSNLNLEATVDERTADLREANNEIQRFAYIVSHDLRSPLVNIMGFTSELEELGADIFRRIGSLAHVAADGPPLAMNDAAGIALEGPDKQLSQDFSEALGFIKSSIGKMDRLISAILNLTREGRREFEPVRIDTGELIEAIVATVAHQAAEAQAEIRVGELPDIVSDRLALEQIFSNLIDNAIKYLKTGVPGQIVLRGRTKLGYAIFEISDNGRGIDPKDHQRIFDLFRRAGIQDKPGQGIGLAHVRALVRRLGGTMSVSSELNVGSTFTITLPIKWNASNRDRNQ, encoded by the coding sequence ATTCTTAAGGTCGGAACCGGAGTTGGCGTAACGCCTGACCAGAGACGGCGGCGCGCACTTTGGCTGATCCTGCTGTTCGCGGCGGGACTCTTGGTGCTGACGGTGATCAGCGCCGGCTCCGTCTACCTCGTCAACAAGGCGCGCGACGACAACGCCTCGGTCATTCATACGATCGAGGTTGAGAACCAGATCCACACGCTGCTCCTGGAAATTCGTCGCGCCGAGAGCAGTGCGAGCGGATTTCTCCTCACGCGCGGGCCGGAATTTTGGACCGACCACCAGGCGGCGGTGGCGGCGGTGCTGCCGCATCTCAACAGGCTCGTGGACCTGACCGAGGACAATCCCGCGCAGGCGGACAATGTCCGCAAGCTGCGGCCAGCGGTCGAAACCAGGCTCGACCAGTTCATGCGCGAGATGAACTACATCCAGCAGAGCGACTTCGAACGCGCCTCCGCGCTCGTCCGCGAAGCGGCCGCCGGCGACACGACCAGCACGATCCGCGACGCTGCGGATGCCATGCTCCGCGAGGAGCAGCGACTATTCACACTGCGCTCGGCCAATGCCAACAACAGCCAGACGTTGGCGGCGTCCTTGACCGGCATCGGCTCGGGTCTCGTCGTGGTGCTGGCGCTGATCTCGATCTGGCTGGTGCGGCGCTCGGCAGCCATCCGCGATGAAGCGGAGGCGCGCCTGCGCGACTCCAACCTCAATCTCGAGGCCACCGTCGATGAGCGCACCGCAGATTTGCGCGAAGCCAACAACGAGATCCAGCGCTTTGCCTATATCGTGAGCCACGACCTGCGCTCGCCGCTGGTCAACATCATGGGCTTCACCAGCGAGCTCGAGGAACTGGGCGCCGACATCTTCCGGCGCATCGGCAGCCTTGCACACGTCGCGGCGGACGGGCCGCCGCTGGCGATGAACGACGCGGCGGGCATTGCGCTGGAGGGGCCGGACAAGCAGCTCTCGCAGGATTTTTCCGAGGCGCTCGGTTTCATCAAATCCTCGATCGGCAAGATGGACCGCCTGATCTCGGCGATCCTCAACCTCACCCGCGAGGGCCGGCGCGAATTCGAGCCGGTCAGGATCGACACGGGTGAGCTGATCGAGGCGATCGTCGCGACGGTGGCGCATCAGGCCGCCGAGGCGCAGGCCGAAATCCGCGTCGGCGAGCTACCCGACATCGTGAGCGACCGGCTGGCGCTGGAGCAGATATTCTCCAACCTGATCGACAACGCCATCAAGTATCTCAAGACCGGCGTTCCCGGCCAGATCGTGCTGCGCGGCCGCACCAAGCTCGGCTATGCGATCTTCGAGATATCTGACAATGGCCGCGGCATCGATCCGAAGGATCACCAGCGCATCTTCGATCTGTTCCGCCGCGCCGGTATCCAGGACAAGCCCGGCCAGGGCATCGGCCTTGCCCATGTGCGAGCCCTGGTGCGACGCCTCGGCGGCACCATGTCGGTCTCCTCCGAACTCAACGTCGGCAGCACGTTCACGATCACGCTGCCGATCAAGTGGAACGCCAGCAATCGGGACAGAAACCAATGA
- a CDS encoding response regulator, with amino-acid sequence MTQPVTIIMIEDDEGHARLIERNIRRSGVNNPIVPFANGTDATKYLFGADGTGMAHKGNALLILLDLNLPDMTGIDILRRIKENRYLKASPVVVLTTTDDSQEIKRCYELGCNVYITKPVNYENFANAIRQLGLFFSVIQIPAAAT; translated from the coding sequence ATGACCCAGCCCGTCACCATCATCATGATCGAGGACGACGAAGGGCACGCGCGCCTGATCGAGCGCAACATCCGCCGCTCCGGCGTCAACAACCCGATCGTGCCCTTCGCCAACGGTACGGACGCCACAAAATATCTGTTCGGCGCTGACGGTACCGGCATGGCGCACAAAGGCAACGCGCTCCTGATCCTGCTCGACCTCAACCTGCCCGACATGACCGGGATCGATATCCTGAGGCGGATCAAGGAAAACAGGTACCTGAAGGCATCACCCGTGGTGGTGCTGACCACCACCGACGACTCCCAGGAAATCAAGCGTTGCTACGAGCTCGGCTGCAACGTCTACATCACAAAGCCGGTCAATTACGAGAATTTTGCCAACGCGATCCGGCAGCTCGGGCTATTCTTCTCCGTCATCCAGATCCCAGCCGCCGCCACATGA
- a CDS encoding sensor histidine kinase codes for MSQTTPTLLYIDDDDALARLVERGLTRRGYKVILAASGEEGLARIRQGKVDGDIDVVALDQYMPGLDGLETLEQIMAIPDAPPVVFVTASQDSSIAVTALKAGAADYLVKDVKGDFIPLLHVASDGALRQAELKKAREEAEAEIHASRDRYAALAAEREMLLREVNHRVGNSLQIIASLLHLQANSAAQEEVKAALTNAMGRVAAVAQVHRRLYTSQDLKSVVLNQYLDSLLEDLRRSAEGNRMSRLTLKAEPIEIDPDRAVAVGIIVNELVMNAVKYAYPDGAGPIHVELTSQGEDLVLSIADDGVGDNAKADPRSTGMGQRIVAAMASKLDASVERDPNHTGTKILLKFRRVPTPPITTSNAAAS; via the coding sequence ATGAGCCAGACCACCCCGACCCTGCTCTATATCGACGACGATGACGCGCTGGCGCGCCTGGTCGAGCGCGGCCTGACGCGCCGCGGCTACAAGGTGATACTTGCCGCGAGCGGCGAGGAAGGCCTTGCGCGCATTCGACAAGGGAAGGTTGACGGCGACATCGACGTCGTGGCGCTGGACCAGTACATGCCGGGCCTCGACGGTCTCGAGACGCTCGAGCAGATCATGGCGATCCCGGACGCCCCGCCCGTCGTCTTCGTCACGGCGTCGCAGGATTCCAGCATTGCCGTCACCGCGCTGAAGGCGGGCGCAGCCGACTACCTCGTCAAGGACGTCAAGGGCGACTTCATCCCGCTGCTGCATGTCGCATCCGACGGCGCGCTGCGACAGGCCGAGCTCAAGAAGGCGCGCGAGGAAGCAGAAGCCGAGATCCACGCCTCGCGTGACCGCTACGCCGCGCTCGCCGCCGAGCGTGAGATGCTGCTGCGCGAGGTCAACCACCGTGTCGGCAACTCGCTCCAGATCATCGCTTCCCTGCTGCATCTGCAGGCAAACTCGGCTGCGCAGGAGGAGGTCAAGGCCGCCCTGACCAATGCGATGGGCCGCGTCGCCGCGGTCGCGCAGGTGCACCGCCGCCTCTACACCTCGCAGGATCTGAAGAGTGTCGTCCTGAACCAGTATCTGGACTCGCTGCTCGAGGACCTCCGCCGCTCGGCCGAGGGCAACCGGATGTCGCGCCTGACGCTGAAGGCCGAGCCGATCGAGATCGATCCGGACCGCGCTGTCGCGGTCGGCATCATCGTCAACGAGCTCGTCATGAACGCGGTGAAATACGCCTATCCGGACGGGGCCGGCCCCATCCACGTCGAACTGACCTCGCAAGGCGAGGATCTCGTTCTGTCGATCGCCGATGACGGCGTCGGCGACAATGCCAAGGCCGATCCTCGCTCGACCGGGATGGGCCAGCGCATCGTTGCGGCGATGGCTTCCAAGCTCGACGCCTCCGTCGAACGCGATCCGAATCACACTGGGACGAAGATCCTGCTGAAGTTCCGCCGCGTGCCCACGCCACCAATCACGACGAGCAACGCCGCCGCGAGCTGA